CGTCGATAGTTACGTTATCACCAGGCATTACCATTTCAGTACCTGCTGGAAGTTCGATTGAACCTGTAACGTCAGTTGTACGGAAGTAGAACTGTGGACGGTAGTTGTTGAAGAATGGAGTGTGACGTCCACCTTCTTCTTTAGTAAGGATGTAAACTTCACCCTTGAATTTAGTGTGTGGGTTGATTGAACCTGGTTTAGCGATAACTTGACCACGTTCGATTTCATCACGTTGGATACCACGAAGAAGTACACCTACGTTGTCCCCTGCAAGACCTTCGTCAAGCTGTTTACGGAACATTTCAACACCAGTAACAACTGCTTTTTGGATTTCTTCTTTGATACCAACGATTTCGATTTCATCGTTGACACGAACAGTACCACGGTCGATACGTCCTGAAGCAACTGTACCACGACCAGTGATTGAGAATACGTCTTCGACTGGAAGAAGAAGAGGTTTGTCAGTATCACGTTCTGGTTCTGGGATGTACTCATCAACAGTGTTCATCAATTCCATGATGATGTCTTCGTACTTAGTATCACCTTCAAGAGCTTTAAGAGCTGAACCTTGGATAACTGGAAGATCGTCACCTGGGAAGTCGTATTCTGACAAGAGGTCACGGATTTCCATTTCAACCAATTCAAGCAATTCTTCGTCATCAACCAAGTCGATCTTGTTCATGAAGACGATAAGGTGTTTAACACCAACCTGACGTGAAAGAAGGATGTGCTCACGAGTTTGTGGCATTGGTCCGTCAGTTGAAGCTACTACAAGGATAGCTCCGTCCATTTGAGCGGCACCAGTGATCATGTTTTTAACGTAGTCCGCGTGTCCTGGAGCGTCGATGTGAGCGTAGTGACGTTTTTCAGTTTCGTACTCAACGTGCGCAGTGTTGATAGTGATACCACGTTCACGTTCTTCTGGAGCAGCATCGATAGACGCATAGTCTTTTGGTTGGTTAACTGATGAAGGCAAGCGACGTGCCAATACAGTTGTGATAGCTGCTGTCAAAGTAGTTTTACCGTGGTCAACGTGTCCGATAGTACCAATGTTAACGTGTGGTTTACTACGATCGTATTTTTCTTTTGCCATTTGAGTAAAAGCCTCCAATAAAATATATTTTATAGATAGACAGTAGGCAATACAGTCTAACTTTCCTTACTATTTTATCAAATTTTACTGAAAATGCAAGCCTTTTACACATTTTTTGTCAATTATTCCTTATCTAGCTTATAGTAAGGCTGATTGGGAACAGAAGCACCAATACTGGAAGCATAAATCCATTCTTTCTCTTCTAGTTGAGCGAAATTTTCAGCTTTTCCTGTCAAGATGACACCAGAGAAAGTTAATTGATCCCGATTTTCTGCTTCACGAATATCTAGCTGACCAAATTTCTTGAGATAGGACTCCACATCATTGTACGTGTTGTACCCACTAACACTTGGGAAAAGATTTTTATCTGCCTTTTTCAGATAATCCAAGAAAGTCTGCTGCTCTTTCTTAGCCTCTTTTGCCTTCTTTCTAACATCTGAATCATAAGTAAAGAGAAGACCAGCGTTAGCTCCGTAAGTCGTCTTAGGATCAGTGCGCAATGCCCCAGTATTGTCAACATCTTCTGACTGACTGCCAATCCAGTACCAGTTAATCTTGAGATTGTTCGGTATCATCTTCTGGATTTCCTTATAAGTATAAGCTTTATCAAAAGTCAAAGCTACTTCCACCAATTGATTTGGCATTTCTTTGACAGAAGCCAACTCCTTAGGTATAGAATTACTATCCTTTGTCCCTTTGACATTGATATTATAGAAGACCGGATATTTTTGACGCAGGGTTCGCGTATAGGTTCCTGAGAGAGACAAATAAGTCCCTTCCGCAGTCGGATCTCTAAAAGCACCTATGAGTGAATAGTTCCCCTCATAGGAAGGATAAGCCACCTTCACTCCATCTAAATCTTTGAAACGATCAGAATGTAAGGTTCCTGAAAACAAAGAATTTTGAGTGTAGTAAAGACTGTCATAGTCAACATTAGGGTAGGCGATTTCCGACATAACTTCGTACTCTTTCTGCAAATTTCGACCATTACTCGAGGCTAATTCTATCAATCCCTTTCCTAGTAAAAGCAATAAAGCTAAGGAGACAAGACTACTGATGGCAACTGTCTTCCAAAGTCGTTTCCGTTTACTTTTCTTCGCTAAAATTTCAAATGTTTCCATTTTTATATCCTTTCTTTTCCAATTTATGGCGGAGCTTAATTCGGCTACGCATGAGTTGTACTTTCACTTTACTTACAGAATACGACATAATTTGAGCGATTTCCTTTACTGTAAAATTTTGGAAATAATAAAGATCTAAAAGCATTGCTTCCTTAGTTGGGAGCTCTTCTATCGTCAACCTTAACAGCTCATAATGGTCGTTCTCAAATGGTTGAATCACATCTTGTTTGAAAAATTCCTTTTGCAAAATTTCTAGATAATGCTGATCGCGCCTATAGCGATCGATGTAGCGGCGGATGGAAACCCGATACATCCAAGCTCGCATCTTCTCTGCTGGGATGACCAGATCAGTCTCTAACATTTTGACAAAAACATCCTGTACCACATCTTCTGCCTCGGCCTTAGAAGCTCCTGACTTTTGCAAGTAGAAAACAATCTCTCGGGCAAAGCCAATCAAGATGTTTTCGTATTCATCCAGTTTGATAATCTCACCTCCCCACAACTTCTCCTCAAATCTCTCCTTACTTGCATTCCTTAAAAAAGCAGAATAATAGTAAAAAGTCTTTCTAATCCAAAGCTCGCAGCTGCTACTTTTCATTTGATACTACTTTTCTCTATTCAATACTTTTCTATTCTTCCCCCTTTCTACTAGTATAACGAATAGAAAGTCATTTTGGTTACAAAAGTTTAAAAGACGACAAAGAAACCCCAGATAGATTGAAACTATCTAGGGTTGATATCTTATAGATTTTATTGAGAGATTGACTCTGAGTTGTTGATTTGTTCAGAAGCAGTTCCCAGAGCCTGTTCTGCAGTTTCAGCTTGAGACTGATGAGCTTCTACTGAATGAACTGATTCAGCTGGTTCTGAAACTGATGCTGAGAATGCTGATTGAGTTGATTCTTGAGTTTGGGCTTGGCTAGCAGCAAACGGTTGAGTTGGCTGGTTCACTTGATTCTGACCAAAAGGTTGCTGAGGCTGACCAAATCCTTGATTTTGAACTGGTGCTTGTTGCTGAGCAAATGGTTGCTCTTGGTTAACAGGCTGACTAAACTGTTGGTTTTGAGCTGGCTGTTGAACTTGACCAAATTGTTGGTTTTGTGTCGGCTGTTGTTGTCCTTGGAATCCAGGCTGAACAAACTGTTGGTTTTGAACTGGTTGTTGAGCTTGACCAAATTGCTGACCTTGGAATCCTTGTTGACCATAAGGAGCCCCTTTAACTTGCTGAGCTGGTTTGCTAGCTTGGCAAAGCAAGACAATTAAAGCAATACCACATGGCAGAGAAACCAAAGCAGCTAAAATATTCAAAACTGGAATGAAAGAAGCTATTGTTGGCCCTACTCCCAGAAAAATAAATGCCCAGTGGAAGCCAGCGTCGCGAAGACGACGAACTGTGATAGCAAGATGGGGAACGATCGTTGCAAGTCCATAGATGGCAAGCAAGAACATGATGAACGCAGCCAAACCAGCGCCAGCCATAGCTCCAGATAAATCAGGTTCATAATCGTACAATCCCGCATAATAAATTTCACT
Above is a window of Streptococcus cristatus ATCC 51100 DNA encoding:
- a CDS encoding DUF805 domain-containing protein: MFSAYKKFWTRYADFSGRSSRSDYWWVVLCNFLITLPFSLIAFFGFLIPLFSEIYYAGLYDYEPDLSGAMAGAGLAAFIMFLLAIYGLATIVPHLAITVRRLRDAGFHWAFIFLGVGPTIASFIPVLNILAALVSLPCGIALIVLLCQASKPAQQVKGAPYGQQGFQGQQFGQAQQPVQNQQFVQPGFQGQQQPTQNQQFGQVQQPAQNQQFSQPVNQEQPFAQQQAPVQNQGFGQPQQPFGQNQVNQPTQPFAASQAQTQESTQSAFSASVSEPAESVHSVEAHQSQAETAEQALGTASEQINNSESISQ
- a CDS encoding RNA polymerase sigma factor, giving the protein MIGFAREIVFYLQKSGASKAEAEDVVQDVFVKMLETDLVIPAEKMRAWMYRVSIRRYIDRYRRDQHYLEILQKEFFKQDVIQPFENDHYELLRLTIEELPTKEAMLLDLYYFQNFTVKEIAQIMSYSVSKVKVQLMRSRIKLRHKLEKKGYKNGNI
- the tuf gene encoding elongation factor Tu, with product MAKEKYDRSKPHVNIGTIGHVDHGKTTLTAAITTVLARRLPSSVNQPKDYASIDAAPEERERGITINTAHVEYETEKRHYAHIDAPGHADYVKNMITGAAQMDGAILVVASTDGPMPQTREHILLSRQVGVKHLIVFMNKIDLVDDEELLELVEMEIRDLLSEYDFPGDDLPVIQGSALKALEGDTKYEDIIMELMNTVDEYIPEPERDTDKPLLLPVEDVFSITGRGTVASGRIDRGTVRVNDEIEIVGIKEEIQKAVVTGVEMFRKQLDEGLAGDNVGVLLRGIQRDEIERGQVIAKPGSINPHTKFKGEVYILTKEEGGRHTPFFNNYRPQFYFRTTDVTGSIELPAGTEMVMPGDNVTIDVELIHPIAVEQGTTFSIREGGRTVGSGMVTEIEA
- a CDS encoding anti sigma factor C-terminal domain-containing protein, whose translation is METFEILAKKSKRKRLWKTVAISSLVSLALLLLLGKGLIELASSNGRNLQKEYEVMSEIAYPNVDYDSLYYTQNSLFSGTLHSDRFKDLDGVKVAYPSYEGNYSLIGAFRDPTAEGTYLSLSGTYTRTLRQKYPVFYNINVKGTKDSNSIPKELASVKEMPNQLVEVALTFDKAYTYKEIQKMIPNNLKINWYWIGSQSEDVDNTGALRTDPKTTYGANAGLLFTYDSDVRKKAKEAKKEQQTFLDYLKKADKNLFPSVSGYNTYNDVESYLKKFGQLDIREAENRDQLTFSGVILTGKAENFAQLEEKEWIYASSIGASVPNQPYYKLDKE